One segment of Carassius auratus strain Wakin unplaced genomic scaffold, ASM336829v1 scaf_tig00216461, whole genome shotgun sequence DNA contains the following:
- the LOC113098265 gene encoding mid1-interacting protein 1-B-like, with the protein MQFADAKLSRSSLLLALRRYGTAVKNMEQTVLLPSLLRDVPYDDGSDCEGADNSMDLYEYYLLLKAIKNTAESGLIPHDDAKATSHAALHKGLEPLLEAEPEELFHFHLRGLYTVMATLTKKSQNLTEKYLDIIGISR; encoded by the coding sequence ATGCAGTTTGCCGATGCCAAGCTCAGCCGAAGCTCCCTGTTGCTGGCCCTGAGGCGCTACGGCACAGCAGTGAAGAATATGGAGCAGACCGTCCTGCTTCCTAGCCTTCTCAGAGATGTGCCATACGATGACGGTTCGGACTGTGAGGGCGCCGACAACAGCATGGACCTGTACGAGTACTACCTTCTGCTGAAAGCCATCAAGAACACGGCAGAGAGTGGCCTCATCCCACATGACGATGCCAAAGCCACGAGTCACGCTGCCCTGCACAAAGGCCTGGAGCCTCTGCTGGAGGCAGAACCTGAAGAGCTTTTCCACTTCCATCTGCGAGGCCTGTACACAGTCATGGCAACGCTCACGAAGAAGTCCCAGAACTTGACTGAGAAATACTTGGACATCATCGGGATCAGTCGTTAG